A single window of Treponema denticola ATCC 35405 DNA harbors:
- the megL gene encoding methionine gamma-lyase, which translates to MNRKELEKLGFASKQIHAGSIKNKYGALATPIYQTSTFAFDSAEQGGRRFALEEEGYIYTRLGNPTTTVVEEKLACLENGEACMSASSGIGAVTSCIWSIVNAGDHIVAGKTLYGCTFAFLNHGLSRFGVDVTFVDTRDPENVKKALKPNTKIVYLETPANPNMYLCDIAAVSKIAHAHNPECKVIVDNTYMTPYLQRPLDLGADVVLHSATKYLNGHGDVIAGFVVGKKEFIDQVRFVGVKDMTGSTLGPFEAYLIGRGMKTLDIRMEKHCANAQKVAEFLEKHPAVESIAFPGLKSFPQYELAKKQMKLCGAMIAFTVKGGLEAGKTLINSVKFATIAVSLGDAETLIQHPASMTHSPYTPEERAASDIAEGLVRLSVGLEDAEDIIADLKQALDKLVK; encoded by the coding sequence ATGAATAGAAAAGAATTGGAAAAGTTGGGATTTGCTTCAAAACAGATTCACGCAGGAAGCATTAAGAACAAGTACGGTGCTTTAGCTACACCTATTTATCAAACTTCAACATTTGCATTTGATTCGGCAGAACAAGGCGGCAGAAGATTTGCCTTAGAGGAAGAAGGTTATATCTACACCCGTTTAGGTAACCCTACGACTACGGTTGTTGAAGAAAAACTTGCCTGCCTTGAAAACGGGGAAGCCTGTATGTCCGCGAGCTCCGGTATAGGTGCCGTTACCTCATGCATTTGGTCAATTGTAAATGCAGGAGACCATATCGTTGCCGGAAAGACTCTTTACGGCTGTACATTTGCGTTTTTAAATCACGGTCTGTCACGATTCGGTGTTGATGTAACCTTCGTTGATACCCGTGATCCTGAAAACGTTAAAAAAGCTTTAAAACCGAATACAAAAATCGTTTATTTGGAAACGCCAGCCAACCCGAACATGTATCTTTGCGACATTGCAGCAGTAAGTAAAATTGCCCATGCTCATAATCCCGAATGTAAGGTAATAGTAGATAATACTTATATGACTCCCTATCTTCAAAGGCCTCTTGATTTAGGTGCAGACGTCGTTCTTCATTCTGCAACAAAATACCTAAACGGCCATGGAGACGTTATTGCAGGTTTTGTTGTCGGGAAAAAAGAATTCATCGATCAGGTACGCTTTGTAGGTGTTAAGGATATGACAGGTTCTACATTAGGTCCATTTGAAGCTTACTTAATAGGCCGAGGTATGAAGACCCTCGATATCCGAATGGAAAAGCACTGCGCCAATGCTCAAAAAGTTGCAGAGTTCTTGGAAAAACATCCGGCAGTTGAGTCCATCGCCTTCCCCGGTCTTAAATCCTTCCCGCAATATGAGCTTGCAAAAAAACAGATGAAACTTTGCGGAGCTATGATTGCCTTTACCGTTAAGGGCGGATTGGAAGCCGGTAAAACCCTTATAAACTCGGTTAAATTTGCAACCATTGCAGTAAGCTTAGGCGATGCCGAAACCCTTATTCAGCATCCTGCAAGTATGACCCACTCTCCGTATACCCCTGAAGAAAGAGCCGCTTCGGATATTGCCGAAGGTTTGGTACGTCTTTCTGTCGGTCTTGAAGATGCGGAAGATATTATTGCCGATTTAAAACAAGCCTTGGATAAACTTGTTAAATAA
- the nifJ gene encoding pyruvate:ferredoxin (flavodoxin) oxidoreductase, with protein MQKKTQTMTGNNAASYVAYAFTDVAAIYPITPSSDMAELVDSWAANGRKNIFGQTVLVSELESEAGAAGSMHGALSAGALASSFTASQGLLLMIPNMYKMSGELLPGVLHVSARALSAHALSIFGDHQDVMACRQTGFGMLASGSVQEIIDLGGIAHLAAIKGRIPFLHFFDGFRTSHELQNVELIEYEDFAKMLDWKSLNDWRTTAMNPEHPFTKGTAQNPDVYFQAAEASNKFYTDVVEIVADYMKQISALTGRTYRPFDYHGAPDAERVIIAMGSITETAEETVDYLVSKGEKVGLIKVRLYRPFSPKYLFDVMPKTVKRIAVLDRTKEKGSLYEPLHLDILGAYIDVPNKPLIVGGRYGLASKDTTPSMVKSVFDNLKADAPKNNFTVGIEDDITNLSLPVLEEIKTEPAGTIRCKFWGFGSDGTVGANKSAIKIIGDSTGMYAQAYFAYDSKKSGGVTISHLRFGKQPIKSTYLISDADFISCSKQSYVHQYDLLKGLKKGGTFLLNCLWSDEELEANLPGEMKRFIAKNEIKFYTINATGIAQEIGLGGRINMIMQSAFFKLAEIIPIEEAVDSLKKSIVRDYGKKGEDIVNMNYAAVEKGVNSLHKVAVPAAWANAEDSQVCNSHLPPYVRNVLIPINRQEGDALKVSTFKGVEDGRMPNCTSRYEKRGVAVEVPHWIKENCIQCNQCSFVCPHATIRPFLLNEKERAAKPEGFETIKANGKGLEGLEYRMQVSVMDCTGCSNCANICPAKNKALVMKPLAEEEAQSKNWDYAVDNVSTKHGLMDQFSVKGSQFKQPLLEFHGACAGCGETAYATLVTRLFGDRMMIANASGCSSIWGGSYPTAGFTYNEKGKGPTWASSLFEDNANYGYGMALGTRKLREQAEDYMKKFIELNVGTDFTPLFKEWIENKKDVEANTLTCDKIKTLFDAHQPPRNTAVKNTEAADYLPVPESHTFKYDTGNIEADRLLEYIYKLKDFIVKKSVWSFGGDGWAYDIGYGGLDHTMASGEDFNILVFDTEVYSNTGGQSSKSTPTAAVAKFAAGGKRIRKKDLGAMLMTYGYVYVAQVAIGSNMSQFVKAVKEAESYDGPSIVICYAPCINHGLRSGMSRSVEQEKKAVEAGYWHLYRFDPRLKAEGKNPFQLDSKEPGASFQDFINSEVRYTSLKKTFPDVAEVLFKRAEEDAKERYNRYKRMAE; from the coding sequence ATGCAAAAAAAAACTCAAACAATGACCGGTAATAATGCGGCTTCTTATGTAGCCTATGCCTTTACCGATGTAGCCGCCATTTATCCGATTACGCCCTCTTCAGATATGGCCGAGCTTGTTGACTCATGGGCAGCCAACGGAAGAAAAAATATTTTCGGTCAAACCGTTCTTGTTTCGGAACTGGAGTCCGAGGCGGGAGCAGCAGGTTCAATGCACGGAGCCCTTTCTGCCGGTGCCCTGGCTTCAAGCTTTACGGCCAGTCAGGGACTTTTACTTATGATACCCAATATGTATAAGATGTCCGGTGAGCTTTTACCGGGTGTTTTACATGTGTCGGCGAGAGCTCTTTCGGCTCACGCCCTTTCTATTTTCGGCGATCATCAGGACGTTATGGCTTGCCGCCAAACGGGTTTCGGTATGCTCGCTTCCGGTTCGGTACAGGAAATTATAGACCTCGGCGGTATTGCCCACCTTGCAGCGATAAAGGGCCGAATCCCCTTCCTTCACTTTTTTGACGGCTTTAGAACCAGCCATGAACTTCAAAATGTCGAGCTCATCGAGTATGAAGACTTTGCAAAGATGCTTGATTGGAAGTCCTTAAACGATTGGCGTACCACGGCAATGAATCCGGAGCATCCATTTACCAAAGGAACAGCCCAAAACCCCGATGTTTATTTTCAGGCGGCAGAAGCCTCCAATAAATTCTATACCGATGTTGTAGAAATAGTTGCCGATTATATGAAGCAGATTTCGGCCTTGACGGGAAGAACTTACCGCCCCTTTGACTATCATGGAGCTCCCGATGCCGAACGCGTAATTATAGCCATGGGTTCTATAACCGAGACGGCCGAAGAAACCGTTGACTATCTTGTTTCCAAGGGAGAAAAGGTGGGCCTTATAAAGGTAAGACTTTACCGTCCTTTCTCGCCCAAATACCTTTTTGATGTAATGCCCAAGACGGTTAAAAGGATTGCCGTTCTTGACCGAACAAAAGAGAAGGGCTCTCTTTACGAACCCCTCCATTTGGACATACTCGGCGCATACATTGATGTGCCCAATAAACCTCTGATAGTGGGCGGAAGATACGGGCTTGCTTCTAAGGATACGACTCCCTCAATGGTAAAATCAGTATTCGACAATCTTAAAGCCGATGCTCCTAAAAACAATTTTACCGTAGGAATCGAAGACGATATAACCAATTTGAGCCTCCCCGTTTTGGAGGAAATTAAGACCGAACCCGCAGGAACAATCAGATGTAAATTCTGGGGCTTCGGCTCTGACGGAACCGTCGGAGCAAATAAGAGTGCTATCAAGATTATCGGCGACAGCACCGGTATGTATGCCCAAGCCTATTTTGCTTATGACAGTAAAAAATCGGGAGGCGTAACCATTTCTCACCTCCGCTTTGGAAAGCAGCCGATAAAATCCACATATCTTATAAGCGATGCCGACTTTATTTCCTGTTCAAAGCAGTCCTATGTTCATCAATACGATTTATTGAAGGGCTTAAAAAAAGGCGGAACCTTCCTGCTTAACTGCCTCTGGTCTGACGAAGAATTGGAAGCCAACCTTCCGGGAGAAATGAAGCGTTTTATTGCAAAAAATGAGATAAAATTTTATACAATCAATGCTACAGGTATTGCTCAGGAAATCGGTCTCGGCGGAAGAATCAATATGATTATGCAGTCTGCCTTTTTTAAACTTGCAGAAATTATTCCCATTGAAGAAGCCGTTGACAGCTTAAAAAAATCCATAGTCAGGGATTACGGTAAAAAAGGTGAAGACATAGTAAATATGAACTATGCCGCAGTAGAAAAGGGTGTAAATTCTCTTCACAAGGTTGCCGTTCCTGCCGCTTGGGCAAATGCGGAGGATTCACAGGTTTGCAATTCTCATCTTCCGCCCTATGTACGCAATGTACTTATCCCTATTAACAGACAGGAAGGCGATGCTCTAAAGGTGAGCACCTTTAAAGGTGTTGAAGACGGCCGAATGCCTAACTGTACCAGCCGATACGAAAAGCGTGGTGTTGCAGTTGAAGTTCCGCATTGGATAAAGGAAAATTGTATTCAGTGTAACCAGTGTTCTTTTGTATGTCCTCATGCTACAATCCGCCCCTTCCTTCTTAATGAAAAAGAAAGGGCTGCTAAACCTGAAGGCTTTGAAACTATAAAGGCCAACGGAAAAGGCCTTGAAGGGCTTGAGTACAGGATGCAGGTTTCGGTTATGGATTGTACAGGCTGTTCGAACTGTGCAAATATTTGTCCTGCAAAGAATAAGGCCCTTGTTATGAAGCCCTTGGCTGAAGAAGAAGCTCAAAGCAAAAACTGGGATTATGCAGTTGATAATGTTTCTACAAAGCATGGTCTTATGGATCAGTTCTCCGTTAAGGGAAGCCAGTTTAAACAGCCTCTCTTGGAATTCCACGGAGCTTGTGCAGGCTGCGGCGAAACTGCCTATGCAACCCTTGTTACCCGTCTTTTCGGAGACCGCATGATGATAGCAAACGCTTCCGGTTGTTCTTCGATATGGGGCGGCTCGTATCCCACTGCCGGCTTTACCTATAACGAAAAAGGAAAGGGTCCCACTTGGGCTAGCTCCCTTTTTGAGGACAATGCAAACTACGGCTACGGAATGGCCCTCGGTACCCGTAAGTTGAGGGAACAGGCCGAAGACTATATGAAGAAATTTATTGAGCTCAATGTCGGAACTGATTTTACTCCTCTCTTTAAAGAATGGATTGAAAACAAAAAAGATGTTGAAGCCAATACCCTAACATGCGATAAGATTAAGACTCTCTTTGATGCTCATCAGCCGCCTAGAAATACGGCTGTAAAGAATACCGAGGCCGCCGATTATCTTCCGGTTCCAGAAAGCCATACCTTCAAATATGATACGGGAAATATTGAAGCTGACAGGCTCTTGGAATATATCTACAAGCTGAAGGACTTTATCGTCAAAAAGAGTGTCTGGTCCTTCGGAGGAGACGGCTGGGCTTACGACATCGGTTACGGCGGTCTTGACCACACCATGGCCTCGGGCGAAGACTTTAATATCCTCGTATTCGATACGGAAGTTTATTCCAATACAGGAGGTCAGTCCTCAAAGTCGACGCCGACGGCAGCTGTCGCCAAATTTGCGGCAGGCGGAAAGCGAATCCGCAAAAAGGATTTGGGTGCAATGCTTATGACCTACGGCTATGTCTATGTAGCTCAGGTTGCCATAGGTTCCAATATGAGCCAATTTGTAAAGGCTGTAAAAGAAGCCGAAAGCTATGACGGACCTTCGATTGTTATCTGTTATGCTCCCTGTATCAACCACGGACTCCGCTCAGGAATGAGTAGAAGTGTAGAGCAGGAGAAAAAGGCTGTTGAAGCAGGCTATTGGCACCTATACCGCTTTGATCCCCGTTTAAAAGCCGAAGGCAAAAATCCCTTCCAGCTTGACAGCAAGGAACCGGGCGCTTCATTCCAAGACTTTATCAACTCCGAAGTCCGCTATACTTCGCTTAAAAAGACCTTCCCCGATGTTGCGGAAGTCTTATTTAAGCGTGCCGAGGAAGATGCTAAGGAGAGGTATAATAGGTATAAGCGTATGGCTGAATAG
- a CDS encoding DMT family transporter gives MSNKIKSYLSAITAIVFFGSSFPFSRFALTHFGPEALGFLRCFLASLVLLIMGRFNKIRAPFKLKHIGLFFLSGALGFALYLIFFNMGIRTITAATSSIIIATTPIMTAAAASVIYSEKISNAGWFSILTAFCGVLVIILWKGILSVNIGILWTMSAAISFCGYNILSRKLAKMGYTSIEIVTYSMICAAAILSPFCIDGYKELSSAGFKYIGSLLYLGIFTSALGYFFFNKGIEIAEKTSDITNFLFFNPLIASILSYLALGETFNTGTAIGGTIIIASIIVFALKGEQKKAADK, from the coding sequence ATGTCCAATAAAATAAAATCATATTTATCCGCTATTACTGCAATTGTTTTTTTTGGTTCCTCTTTTCCGTTTTCAAGATTTGCTTTAACACATTTCGGGCCTGAAGCCTTGGGCTTTTTAAGATGCTTTTTGGCAAGTCTTGTTCTTTTAATTATGGGAAGGTTTAATAAAATTAGAGCTCCCTTTAAACTTAAACACATAGGATTATTCTTTTTGTCGGGAGCGCTAGGTTTTGCCCTATATCTTATCTTTTTTAATATGGGCATTAGAACAATCACAGCTGCAACCTCAAGCATCATAATCGCTACTACTCCCATAATGACCGCTGCAGCAGCTTCCGTTATTTACAGTGAAAAAATAAGCAATGCAGGCTGGTTCTCTATTTTGACGGCTTTTTGCGGAGTTTTAGTTATTATTTTATGGAAGGGAATTTTATCGGTAAACATAGGCATTTTATGGACTATGTCGGCAGCTATTTCCTTTTGCGGATACAATATTTTAAGCCGAAAACTTGCAAAAATGGGCTATACTTCAATAGAAATCGTAACCTATAGTATGATTTGTGCAGCTGCTATCTTGTCGCCATTTTGTATTGACGGCTATAAGGAACTCTCTTCTGCCGGCTTTAAATACATAGGAAGCCTTTTATACTTAGGAATTTTTACAAGCGCCTTAGGCTATTTTTTCTTTAATAAGGGAATAGAAATTGCCGAAAAAACAAGCGATATTACAAATTTTCTTTTTTTTAACCCCTTGATTGCAAGTATTTTAAGCTATCTTGCCCTAGGCGAAACTTTCAATACAGGAACTGCGATAGGAGGGACAATAATCATAGCAAGCATTATAGTATTTGCCCTAAAAGGTGAACAAAAGAAAGCTGCCGATAAATAA
- a CDS encoding aspartate/glutamate racemase family protein, with translation MKAAVFAGTTVDTRMGVELLERRDIEALAIPISSTCEEQSQLQYFSQEALENLFIKNSNEAIKKGADIIVIYCNSLSSAIDYEKIQRLLNIQIFSPLDTYKKLTDDCKNIAILAANGLAAYTIDKIIQKYNREKNTIPIGNMSIVQLIENGLPPAEIIKLLNLKGFLSYLENIEINDYKIDSLMLGCTHFPYIKNELQKHTSIRIVDPAEKMLETILHTKEKKEYAKKNSNNDR, from the coding sequence TTGAAAGCGGCCGTATTTGCCGGAACTACGGTGGATACCCGAATGGGGGTTGAACTTCTGGAAAGAAGAGACATAGAAGCTCTTGCAATTCCTATTTCAAGCACCTGTGAGGAACAGTCACAATTACAATATTTTTCGCAAGAAGCCCTTGAAAACCTTTTTATAAAAAACTCGAATGAGGCTATAAAAAAGGGAGCGGATATTATTGTTATATATTGCAATTCTTTAAGCTCTGCCATCGATTATGAAAAAATACAAAGACTTTTAAATATTCAAATTTTTAGTCCGCTTGATACATATAAAAAATTAACTGACGATTGTAAAAACATTGCTATCCTGGCTGCAAACGGATTAGCTGCATATACAATCGACAAAATTATTCAAAAATATAACCGAGAAAAAAATACCATTCCCATAGGGAATATGAGTATAGTGCAGCTCATCGAAAATGGCCTTCCTCCGGCTGAAATAATAAAACTTTTAAACCTTAAAGGTTTTTTGTCCTATCTTGAAAATATTGAGATAAACGACTATAAAATAGACAGCCTGATGTTAGGCTGCACCCATTTTCCATATATAAAAAATGAACTTCAAAAACACACCTCAATTAGAATTGTAGACCCGGCAGAAAAAATGCTGGAAACAATATTACATACCAAGGAGAAAAAAGAGTATGCAAAAAAAAACTCAAACAATGACCGGTAA